The Aeromicrobium yanjiei DNA segment CACATGGTCGTCCGCGAGTGGGCCCGCGCCTTCGGCCTGGACCAGCTGCTCGCACAGTCATCGCTGCCCAACCGCCGCGCCGCCACCGTGGTTGCCGAGGTGGCCGAGGCGCTCGCGCACGCCCACGAGCACGGGGTGTACCACCGCCGGCTCACCCCGCGCCACGTGCTGCTCAAGCAGTCCGGCGCGGTGCGGGTCGTCGGCCTCGGGGTCGCGACCGCGCTCGCACCCGCGGGGCGACAGGACACGCTCGCGGATCTGCAGGAGTACGAGCAGCTGGACGTGCAGGCGTTGGGCAAGCTCCTCTACGCGTGCGTCACCAGCCGGTGGCCGGGCGCGGACGTCGACGGGCTCCGAGCCGCGCCCACTGAGCACGGACGGCTGCTGCGCCCCCGCCAGGTGCGCGCGGGCGTCTCCCGCGACATCGACACGACCGCCGACCGCATCCTCGGCTCCCCTCCCCGCAACCACGAGGCCCCGCTGCGCACCGCAGCGTCGATCGCGCGGACGCTGCGCCTGTCCGGCGAGGACGACGACCTGGTCGACGACCAGCCGAGTCTCGCCGGGCTGTCGTCGCCCGATCTGCTCCGCCTGGACCCCGTGATCGTCCCCGAGGGCCCACCGCCCGGCCTCGAGCCACCGCGCCGGCGCCCCAAGGCGTACGAGCCTGCGCCGCCGACCACGCTCGAGCGAGGACGCGCGCGAGCCCGCAGGGCCGCCAAGGGCGACCGAGGCCTGGTGCTGCTGGGCGTCGTGGGCGCCCTGGTCATCGTCTCGCTGCTGGCGGTGCTGGTCA contains these protein-coding regions:
- a CDS encoding protein kinase family protein codes for the protein MSERRSLASGDVLARRYELQDLVSERLGSSTWRAHDKVLNRNVGIELIASDDPRADHFLSAARDSTAVTDPRFLRVLDLIENEQGHHMVVREWARAFGLDQLLAQSSLPNRRAATVVAEVAEALAHAHEHGVYHRRLTPRHVLLKQSGAVRVVGLGVATALAPAGRQDTLADLQEYEQLDVQALGKLLYACVTSRWPGADVDGLRAAPTEHGRLLRPRQVRAGVSRDIDTTADRILGSPPRNHEAPLRTAASIARTLRLSGEDDDLVDDQPSLAGLSSPDLLRLDPVIVPEGPPPGLEPPRRRPKAYEPAPPTTLERGRARARRAAKGDRGLVLLGVVGALVIVSLLAVLVSRSKEEASGPVDPTSPVRVLPVQRVVDFDPLGEDRRENGDQAPSIVDGKPSTSWRTSTYFGSPRLGGLKDGVGVVLDLGGPREVTSLRLQLVGDPTDIEIFTATDDTRRLPSSRRGLEQVAGLQGAASDASISLPRDTMTRYVVVWLTSLPEVAPGEFRGEISEVVVRGRS